From the genome of Candidatus Aramenus sp. CH1:
AGGAAGGGCGAATTCGAGGCCGGAATGAGCGCGGAAGGGCAGACCAGGGAGCACCTAATCCTGGCCAGGACAATGGGTATTGACCAGATCATAGTGGCAGTAACCAAGATGGACGCCACGGAGCCTCCATACGACGAGAAGAGGTTTAAGGAGATAGTTGACGTAGTGTCCAAGTTCATGAAGAGCTTCGGCTTTGACATGAGCAAGGTCAAGTTCATTCCAGTTGTCTCGATCACCGGAGAGAACATTACCCAGAAATCAAGCAACATGTCATGGTACAATGGGCCCACCCTAGAGGAAGCCCTAGACATGTTGCAGATCCCACCGAAGCCAATAGACAAGCCCTTGAGGATCCCCATTCAGGAGGTCTACTCCAAGTCCGGCGTAGGTACAGTCCCAGTGGGAAGGGTAGAGAGTGGAGTATTGAAGGTAGGTGACAAAGTAGTCTTCATGCCAGCTGGGAAGGTGGGAGAGGTTAGGTCTATTGAGACCCATCACACTAAGTTGGACAAGGCAGAGCCCGGCGACAACATAGGGTTCAACGTAAGGGGAGTAGAGAAGAAAGACATAAAGAGGGGAGACGTGGCAGGCCACACCACCAACCCACCCACAGTAGCAGACGAGTTCACAGCCAGGATAATCGTCATATGGCACCCAACCGCCATAGCTGTGGGCTACACCCCCGTCCTACACGTCCACACAGCCAGCGTAGCGTGTAGGGTTTCAGAGATTGTGGCGAAGATCGACCCCAAGACCGGTAAGGAGGCTGAGAAGAACCCGCAGTTCATCAAACAAGGCGATACTGCAATAGTGAAGTTCAAGCCCATCAAGCCGCTGTGTGTAGAGAAGTACAACGAGTTCCCACCACTGGGCAGGTTCGCTATGAGGGACATGGGCAAGACCGTCGGAGTAGGAGTAATCACTGACGTAAAGCCAGCAAAAGTGGAGATCAAGTAAGGTTTTTTACGGTGTTGTTTTTATGCCCACAAAAGCGAGAATAAGGCTTTGGAGCACAAACGTCAACGACTTGAGCTACGTTGTTAATCAGATTAAGGCGATAGTAGACAAGACGGGAATAAGCATGAGGGGACCAATACCTTTACCTACCAAGAGGATGGAGGTGCCGGTGATGAAGCTGCCACACGGCGAGGGGAAGAAGAAGTGGGAGAAGTGGGAGATGTCGATCCATAAGAGGGTCATTGACATAGCCGCTGATGAAAGAGTAATGAGGCAACTTATGAGGGTCAGGGTTCCGGAAGACGTTTACATAGAGATAGAACTTATATAAAGGTCCCTTTCATATTTTTGTTATAGTGCCGGGGTGCCCGAGCGGACCAAGGGGCTGGCCTGGAGATTCTGCCGGTCAGCCAGTGGGGGTCTTCCCTGCGCGGGTTCAAATCCCGCCCCCGGCGCTGTTTTTAATTCTTTTTTATTGAAAATTCAATTGCATATGTAACGTGATGGTATAGAAGGAAAGATTTAATAAAGTGAAGGGGTAACAACAGTGAGTAAACTTTAAATAACCACTGTAATAATATTAGTATGCCGCAGTAGTCTAGCCCGGTCTAGGATGAGGGCCTGTCGAGCCCTTGACCCGGGTTCAAATCCCGGCTGCGGCGCCTATTCCTAGTAAGTTATGTTTCTTAAACTCGTTGTAAGTAGTTTAGGCTTATAAAATAAGCTAATAGAGCTGAGTAGTTTCGCTTTTTAGATGTTGAATTGTACTTTATCTTTTTTGGATCAGTAACTGAGATTTTAGGAATTTGTGTTCTGACAAATTAGTTTTTATACACTTCAATTAAATAAGCTTTAAAAACTATTAAAGCTACTTATATTTACATCTCAGCGGCAACAGGAAATTGAACAAGCATTAAGTAAATTTTCGAGTACAACTGAAACGAGCGGTCTAATAGGAACTATAATAGCGGCCCTTACGACGATAGGCATTTTGACGCAAGCTGCTCCAATTCCCAAGGAAGCAGAATGTGATGTAAGCAACTATAACGAAGTTAGGAATAACAGATTTTACGAATACGTTCCTGCAGTTCTGGTGCCTGGTAGGATAGTAAAGAACTTGAATAATCAAGTAAATCAATGGTATGAAGAGGCTTATAACGACTTTCAATCGAGCAGACTCGACGGTGTAAGAGACTTAATAAATAAGCTTTTTAGGCACGGAATTCTGGTTAAGGTTCCCTCTCCAACGCGAGATGGATTTAAGGATGTCCTATACTACGTTGGAGGAGTACCGGACTATTCCATATCTTCTCAAACTAGCAAATGGGAGGTTTTCCAAAGCGGTGTCAATTTTCGGTCCAAATATTAGGAGTTTACTACAACAGTGGCCTTACACTGGAAAATTGGGCGTAATACCTCTAATAGCTAGCGATTTAGATAGATATAGAGCTAATCCGCCCCATAAGGAACTGTATGGGAATAAGCGCAATAAATATAAATATTATGACTGTGTATAATTATTATCCCTCACTGCTTCATGATATAGCTGCGAGTTCATTTATCGTAAGAATTCCGCCATATCATTATGATCAACACAGACACTACGAGATTACTAAAGATTGGGTAGGTTTCATCACTTATGCCTCCAACATAGTCAAGATAGCTCCAACTCCTGCAATTTTACTTGGAATCCCAGAAACTGGAATTACAGCTCCCTTCTTGATAGCGCCAAGTTTTGCAGATTCTGAAAATGTTGTAGGATATGACTTTACGATACGACTGCCTAACGGTAGCACAAAAGATGTAGCGCTCGAAAAGATTGGGGACTCGTTAGTAGGTTCTCCAATATTCTCAGCTACAAATTGTGATAACCCAACATCATGCGATAAGTTGGCCCTATATGGCTTTGTGAATAACGTAGAGATAATTGCCCAGCCAACTAGTATTAACATAGGCAATATAATGACTTTAGCTCAGCCTGGCGTTAGCATACTTTCATATACCTCTCCTCCAAAAGAATGGACCTATGCTGAACTGAAGAAGTTTGCGGTTTCCCAAGGAATTAACGAGCAGACCTTTGACGATTGGGTAGCACGGATAATATTTGCCTCAGAGCTGTTAGAAAAGTTACTGGAGCAAGGTGTTGAGAACGCTTACAGCATAGTTTCAAACCTAGAGATTACTGGCAACATGATAACCCAAGGCGTTGAGGCAGTTGCAAAGCAAGTAGCCAACGCTGCAAGTCAAATAACTACTGGCATAGATGATGTTGTTGACTTTATTGAGAGGCTTTTCTAACGGCGTTTTCTAGTTAACGCTATAACTCATGGCGTAAATGTTCTTTATTGAGGAAGTTGCCAAATTTTTATCGATACAAAAATTCTTTCTAATCCTTATTCTTCCCCAACGCAATGACGTGTTCGTAACTGAATGTCAACTACGCTTTAAGCAAGCGTTAGTTATAGTCTTGTTAATTGAAACTTTGAAAGCTAATACTTCTTGTTGACTAGACGTGTTCAACTGAGAGACTCACTGTTTACGTTCAAAACGCTTAAGCACATCTGTGATTAAAGGTAGTTCATGTAG
Proteins encoded in this window:
- the tuf gene encoding translation elongation factor EF-1 subunit alpha yields the protein MSQKPHLNLIVIGHVDHGKSTLVGRLLMERGFLDEKTIKEAEEAAKKLGKESEKYAFLLDRLKEERERGVTINLTFMRFETKKYFFTIIDAPGHRDFVKNMITGASQADAAILAVSARKGEFEAGMSAEGQTREHLILARTMGIDQIIVAVTKMDATEPPYDEKRFKEIVDVVSKFMKSFGFDMSKVKFIPVVSITGENITQKSSNMSWYNGPTLEEALDMLQIPPKPIDKPLRIPIQEVYSKSGVGTVPVGRVESGVLKVGDKVVFMPAGKVGEVRSIETHHTKLDKAEPGDNIGFNVRGVEKKDIKRGDVAGHTTNPPTVADEFTARIIVIWHPTAIAVGYTPVLHVHTASVACRVSEIVAKIDPKTGKEAEKNPQFIKQGDTAIVKFKPIKPLCVEKYNEFPPLGRFAMRDMGKTVGVGVITDVKPAKVEIK
- the rpsJ gene encoding 30S ribosomal protein S10: MPTKARIRLWSTNVNDLSYVVNQIKAIVDKTGISMRGPIPLPTKRMEVPVMKLPHGEGKKKWEKWEMSIHKRVIDIAADERVMRQLMRVRVPEDVYIEIELI